Proteins found in one Pieris napi chromosome 11, ilPieNapi1.2, whole genome shotgun sequence genomic segment:
- the LOC125053769 gene encoding proclotting enzyme-like isoform X2, translating into MDETSLQHRYPHWNQYSMPRKRSPEGSNFFQNNPYSQAYYNRQFISPQQPQYYDSRASIDLVPAGSIQNPNDGRLLSDSAFTKISETLGAINTVGHYLVDMVNDNDRRDGDPNLQQLPQALYTISKNVLGRNVTDKIAPIVKQALPKVLPDAPITKIATANLNENDSKSCTTPEGEDGVCEDLSNCPQLLLNLITLRESLCFKELFVPGVCCPRYAVVPSTSAVEKPVVATTSKPTYLVPVTTQRTTTTHRSTTQRPVTTTTKKVTTTKPSAVLVLTTKRPKPITTSKPVTKPTVTTSRPPSTTSFYTVTPPIIANYSNIVDANECGQREDEGGRIVGGTESKPGAWPWMAAIYLHGNKRREFWCGGTLVGKRHVLTAAHCTRDSKQRPFPPRQFTVRLGDVDLSREDEPSRPVTLRVTAVRAHEQFSRVGFYNDIAILVLAENVQKSKYVIPICLPHGELSRQQFDGAVATVVGWGTTRYGGGESSKQLEAKLPVWRNEECDRAYFQPITDTFLCAGYARGGVDACQGDSGGPLMLQANGRWTQIGVVSFGNKCGEPGYPGVYTRVTHYLTWLQQNIT; encoded by the exons ATGGATGAAACGAGCCTACAGCACCGATATCCTCATTGGAACCAATACTCCATGCCTCGCAAGAGATCACCAGAAGGAAGTAATTTCTTCCAAAACAATCCATATAGTCAAGCATATTACAATAGACAATTTATATCCCCACAACAACCTCAATACTACGACAGCAGAGCATCAATAGACTTGGTTCCAGCCGGTTCTATTCAGAACCCAAACGATGGAAGACTTCTATCTGATTCAGCTTTTACAAAAATCTCTGAAACTCTCGGAGCAATCAATACAGTTGGCCATTATCTAGTGGATATGGTTAACGACAATGATAGGAGAGATGGAGACCCAAATTTGCAGCAACTGCCTCAAGCCTTGTACACAATTAGCAAAAATGTATTGGGCAGAAATGTTACTGATAAAATAGCCCCTATTGTAAAGCAAGCACTTCCCAAAGTACTCCCAGACGCACCCATTACTAAAATAGCTACTGCTAACTTAAATGAAAATGATTCTAAGTCCTGCACTACACCTGAAGGAGAAGATGGCGTATGTGAGGATTTGAGCAACTGTCCACAACTTTTACTAAATCTTATAACTCTTAGAGAATCATTGTGTTTTAAAGAACTGTTCGTTCCTGGAGTATGCTGTCCAAGATATGCAGTGGTGCCGTCGACTTCAGCAGTAGAAAAACCAGTTGTGGCAACAACCAGTAAGCCAACTTACTTAGTACCAGTAACCACTCAGAGAACCACTACAACACATAGATCCACAACTCAACGTCCTGTGACGACAACGACCAAGAAAGTTACAACAACCAAACCATCAGCTGTGTTAGTCCTAACAACAAAACGGCCGAAACCGATAACAACGTCAAAGCCAGTGACAAAACCAACGGTGACGACATCCCGGCCTCCATCGACTACGTCTTTTTACACAGTTACACCACCAATAATCGCAAATTATTCCAATATTGTGGATGCCAACG aatgCGGCCAGCGAGAAGATGAAGGAGGTCGCATTGTAGGAGGTACAGAATCAAAACCCGGTGCCTGGCCTTGGATGGCGGCTATATACTTGCACGGAAACAAGAGAAGAGAGTTCTGGTGTGGAGGTACCTTGGTTGGAAAACGGCATGTGCTTACAGCTGCACATTGTACTAGAGACTCTAAGCAAAGACC CTTCCCACCTCGGCAATTCACAGTGCGCCTTGGAGACGTGGATTTGTCACGTGAGGACGAGCCGTCCCGCCCTGTCACGTTACGCGTTACCGCCGTTCGCGCCCATGAACAATTCTCTAGAGTTGGCTTTTATAATGATATCGCTATATTGGTGCTAGCAG AAAAcgttcaaaagtcaaaatacgTAATCCCCATATGCCTTCCTCATGGAGAACTATCACGACAGCAGTTTGATGGTGCGGTGGCCACCGTGGTGGGGTGGGGAACCACTCGATATGGTGGTGGAGAGAGTTCCAAGCAGCTAGAAGCCAAATTACCCGTTTGGAGGAATGAGGAGTGCGATAGAGCATATTTTCAACCAATTACTGACACGTTTCTTTGCGCTGGTTATGCCAGAGGAGGTGTTGACGCTTGccag gGTGACTCTGGCGGGCCATTAATGTTGCAAGCAAATGGTCGGTGGACACAAATTGGTGTGGTTTCGTTTGGAAACAAGTGTGGAGAGCCCGGATACCCGGGTGTCTACACACGTGTCACGCATTATCTCACTTGGCTACAgcaaaatataacataa
- the LOC125053769 gene encoding proclotting enzyme-like isoform X1, translated as MADFMRIGKCRTVDIVFLVVFAIPFLALRTKCQQTVLHPVSFKRTMDETSLQHRYPHWNQYSMPRKRSPEGSNFFQNNPYSQAYYNRQFISPQQPQYYDSRASIDLVPAGSIQNPNDGRLLSDSAFTKISETLGAINTVGHYLVDMVNDNDRRDGDPNLQQLPQALYTISKNVLGRNVTDKIAPIVKQALPKVLPDAPITKIATANLNENDSKSCTTPEGEDGVCEDLSNCPQLLLNLITLRESLCFKELFVPGVCCPRYAVVPSTSAVEKPVVATTSKPTYLVPVTTQRTTTTHRSTTQRPVTTTTKKVTTTKPSAVLVLTTKRPKPITTSKPVTKPTVTTSRPPSTTSFYTVTPPIIANYSNIVDANECGQREDEGGRIVGGTESKPGAWPWMAAIYLHGNKRREFWCGGTLVGKRHVLTAAHCTRDSKQRPFPPRQFTVRLGDVDLSREDEPSRPVTLRVTAVRAHEQFSRVGFYNDIAILVLAENVQKSKYVIPICLPHGELSRQQFDGAVATVVGWGTTRYGGGESSKQLEAKLPVWRNEECDRAYFQPITDTFLCAGYARGGVDACQGDSGGPLMLQANGRWTQIGVVSFGNKCGEPGYPGVYTRVTHYLTWLQQNIT; from the exons ATGGCGGACTTTATGCGTATAGGGAAGTGCCGTACCGTAGATATAGTTTTTCTAGTTGTGTTTG CTATACCCTTCCTGGCGCTGAGAACAAAATGCCAACAAACTGTTCTCCACCCGG tcTCCTTCAAACGGACTATGGATGAAACGAGCCTACAGCACCGATATCCTCATTGGAACCAATACTCCATGCCTCGCAAGAGATCACCAGAAGGAAGTAATTTCTTCCAAAACAATCCATATAGTCAAGCATATTACAATAGACAATTTATATCCCCACAACAACCTCAATACTACGACAGCAGAGCATCAATAGACTTGGTTCCAGCCGGTTCTATTCAGAACCCAAACGATGGAAGACTTCTATCTGATTCAGCTTTTACAAAAATCTCTGAAACTCTCGGAGCAATCAATACAGTTGGCCATTATCTAGTGGATATGGTTAACGACAATGATAGGAGAGATGGAGACCCAAATTTGCAGCAACTGCCTCAAGCCTTGTACACAATTAGCAAAAATGTATTGGGCAGAAATGTTACTGATAAAATAGCCCCTATTGTAAAGCAAGCACTTCCCAAAGTACTCCCAGACGCACCCATTACTAAAATAGCTACTGCTAACTTAAATGAAAATGATTCTAAGTCCTGCACTACACCTGAAGGAGAAGATGGCGTATGTGAGGATTTGAGCAACTGTCCACAACTTTTACTAAATCTTATAACTCTTAGAGAATCATTGTGTTTTAAAGAACTGTTCGTTCCTGGAGTATGCTGTCCAAGATATGCAGTGGTGCCGTCGACTTCAGCAGTAGAAAAACCAGTTGTGGCAACAACCAGTAAGCCAACTTACTTAGTACCAGTAACCACTCAGAGAACCACTACAACACATAGATCCACAACTCAACGTCCTGTGACGACAACGACCAAGAAAGTTACAACAACCAAACCATCAGCTGTGTTAGTCCTAACAACAAAACGGCCGAAACCGATAACAACGTCAAAGCCAGTGACAAAACCAACGGTGACGACATCCCGGCCTCCATCGACTACGTCTTTTTACACAGTTACACCACCAATAATCGCAAATTATTCCAATATTGTGGATGCCAACG aatgCGGCCAGCGAGAAGATGAAGGAGGTCGCATTGTAGGAGGTACAGAATCAAAACCCGGTGCCTGGCCTTGGATGGCGGCTATATACTTGCACGGAAACAAGAGAAGAGAGTTCTGGTGTGGAGGTACCTTGGTTGGAAAACGGCATGTGCTTACAGCTGCACATTGTACTAGAGACTCTAAGCAAAGACC CTTCCCACCTCGGCAATTCACAGTGCGCCTTGGAGACGTGGATTTGTCACGTGAGGACGAGCCGTCCCGCCCTGTCACGTTACGCGTTACCGCCGTTCGCGCCCATGAACAATTCTCTAGAGTTGGCTTTTATAATGATATCGCTATATTGGTGCTAGCAG AAAAcgttcaaaagtcaaaatacgTAATCCCCATATGCCTTCCTCATGGAGAACTATCACGACAGCAGTTTGATGGTGCGGTGGCCACCGTGGTGGGGTGGGGAACCACTCGATATGGTGGTGGAGAGAGTTCCAAGCAGCTAGAAGCCAAATTACCCGTTTGGAGGAATGAGGAGTGCGATAGAGCATATTTTCAACCAATTACTGACACGTTTCTTTGCGCTGGTTATGCCAGAGGAGGTGTTGACGCTTGccag gGTGACTCTGGCGGGCCATTAATGTTGCAAGCAAATGGTCGGTGGACACAAATTGGTGTGGTTTCGTTTGGAAACAAGTGTGGAGAGCCCGGATACCCGGGTGTCTACACACGTGTCACGCATTATCTCACTTGGCTACAgcaaaatataacataa
- the LOC125053782 gene encoding protein unc-50 homolog gives MVKYTTSPVPSNYPRSTSPLPAPANYQPSTPSAAAKRYIYLRRLFKFNQMDFDFAAWQMVYLFVSPQKVFRNSNYRKHTKSQFARDDPAFLVLLSVWLFLSSICFALAMGLTTVQTALFVLYVVFVDFIGAGIFMSTVLWVVSNKYLRMDSSAPDVEWGYAFDVHINAFFPPLSLLHCFQILLFNGLLSHGGLLSCFVSNTFWLASFIYYLYITFLGYSNLPMMKNTRIFLLPLPLLVLLYLASLMADWNLSHMLMNFYHYRVL, from the exons ATGGTAAAATACACAACTTCTCCTGTACCATCTAATTATCCCAGAAGTACTTCTCCGTTGCCTGCACCAGCTAATTACCAACCATCTACACCAAGTGCAGCGGCAAAACGCTACATATACTTGAGAAGATTGTTCAAATTCAATCAAATGGACTTTGATTTTGCTGCCTGGCAAATGGTATATTTGTTTGTCTCACCGCAGAAGGTGTTTAGGAATTCCAATTATAGAAAAC ataCTAAATCTCAATTTGCCAGAGACGATCCAGCATTTCTAGTTTTACTGAGTGTGTGGCTTTTCT taTCTTCAATATGTTTTGCGCTGGCTATGGGACTTACAACAGTACAAACAGCATTATTTGTGCTGTATGTTGTGTTTGTAGACTTTATAGGAGCTGGGATATTTATGTCAACAGTATTATG GGTTGTAAGCAACAAATACCTACGAATGGACTCTTCAGCCCCTGATGTAGAATGGGGTTATGCATTTGATGTCCACATTAATGCATTCTTTCCACCCTTATCGTTATTGCATTGCTTTCAGATATTACTTTTCAATG GCCTTCTAAGTCATGGCGGTTTACTCTCATGCTTTGTTTCAAACACATTTTGGTTGGCTTCcttcatatattatttgtacatAACATTCCTGGGATACAGCA ATCTACCAATGATGAAGAATACTCGAATATTTCTCCTGCCCCTACCTTTACTTGTGCTGCTTTATTTAGCATCACTAATGGCAGATTGGAATCTAAGTCATATGCTAATGAATTTTTACCATTACAGAGTACTTTAA